The stretch of DNA AAACAATAGTGTAAGACTGTGAAAAGGATCAGTAAATAATGTTGTGTTTTGTAGAGAGCCGACGGTTGGTGCAAGTCGGTATCACAAATTATTGAACTCGCCTTGGAGTCTGCAGTGGTGAAGTAGTAGTAACCGGTGCCGTTTTCCGCGTTAAGGAAACAAGTTGAGCAATATTTGTTGCTAATTTGGGTGGTACCGCGGGAGTATGCGTATAACTCTCGTCCCTTAGTCTTTTTTGACTAATGGACGAGAGTTTTTTTTATTTTGGCTATGTTATATTTCTTTGTTGTTTTTTACTGGTAAGTGATATGGAGCAAAACAGCGAAGACTCCTTTGGGAAAGCGAGACAGTCGAGACCCCCCAGAAGCGAATATAGGAACGAAGGCTAGGAACGCCACCTCGTGTGGCAACGCCTTCGTGACCAACATCCTGTTGGCCTGAGGAGGCTCGACACTCGCCCAAGGAAAGCGTAGCTGTTTTGCGGAAAATCAACAGCATTGTTTAACAGAGCCTTTATTTTAAGGAGGAAAAGATATGAATTTTAAACATCAACAGATTGAAAAAAAATGGCAAACGTATTGGGATCAAAATAAAACATTTAAAACTGGGGAAGATTCTTCAAAACCGAAGTTTTATGCTTTGGATATGTTTCCTTTTCCGTCAGGTGCAGGACTGCATGTAGGTCATCCAGAAGGATATACGGCAACTGATATTTTGAGCCGATTCAAGCGTATGCAAGGTTACAATGTGTTACATCCAATGGGATGGGATGCTTTCGGTTTGCCTGCAGAGCAATATGCTCTTGATACAGGCAATGACCCTGCTGAATTTACGGCAAAAAACATTGCGACATTCAAACGTCAGATTCAGGAACTTGGATTCTCTTATGATTGGGAACGTGAAATCAATACAACGGATCCTTCTTATTACAAGTGGACGCAATGGATATTCCTTCAGCTACATAAAAAAGGATTGGCTTATGTGGATGAAGTGGCAGTGAACTGGTGCCCGGCACTTGGAACTGTGCTTGCAAACGAAGAAGTGATTGATGGGAAATCCGAACGCGGAGGGCATCCTGTTGAAAGACGTCCAATGAAGCAATGGATGCTGAAAATTACAGCATATGCCGATCGTTTAATCGAAGATTTGGATGAACTGGATTGGCCAGAAAGCATTAAAGATATGCAACGTAACTGGGTTGGCCGTTCAGAAGGAGCAGAACTGACATTCAAAGTGGATTGCACTGAGCACTCATTCCGTGCATTTACTACACGTCCGGATACAATCTTTGGCGCAACATATGCAGTACTGGCACCCGAGCATGCTTTGGTAAAAGATATTACCGTAGCCGAACAACGTGAAGCGGTAGAAAAATATATTGAATCTGTGAAGTTGAAAAGCGACCTTGAGCGTACAGATTTAGCAAAATCCAAAACAGGTGTGTTTACAGGTGCTTATGCACTTAATCCAGTAAATGGAGAAAAAATGCCGATTTGGATTGCTGACTATGTACTGGCTTCATATGGTACGGGCGCAATCATGGCTGTTCCTGCACATGACGAACGCGACTATGAATTTGCCAAACAGTTTGAACTTCCAATAGTTGAAGTCGTTGCAGGTGGAGACGTTTCAAAAGAACCGTATGCAGGAGAAGGCGAGCATGTAAACTCTGATTTCTTGAATGGTCTGGACAAAACGGAAGCAATTGAAAAAGCGATTGCTTGGTTTGAAGAAAAAGGAACTGGCGAAAAGAAAGTAACATATCGCCTACGTGATTGGTTATTCAGCCGTCAACGTTACTGGGGAGAGCCGATTCCTGTAATTCACTGGGAAGATGGTTCAATAACAGCTATTGATGAATCAGAACTTCCACTGATTTTACCGAAATCTAATGATATTAAACCAAGTGGAACAGGTGAATCACCACTTGCTAAAATAGACGAATGGGTAAATGTTGTTGATCAGAAAACGGGCATGAAAGGCCGTCGTGAGACGAATACAATGCCAAACTGGGCAGGTAGCTGCTGGTATTACCTGCGCTATATTGATCCAAACAATGATCAAGCCATCGCAGACCCAGAATTGATTAAACAATGGTTGCCTGTCGATATTTATATCGGTGGAGCTGAACATGCGGTTCTTCACTTACTTTACGCTCGTTTCTGGCATAAAGTGTTGTATGATATTGGCGTTGTGCCAACTAAAGAACCATTCCAAAAACTTTACAACCAAGGAATGATTTTGGGCGAAAATAACGAGAAAATGTCCAAATCAAAAGGGAATGTCGTGAATCCTGACGATATCGTGGAAAGCCACGGTGCAGACACTCTTCGTTTATACGAAATGTTCATGGGGCCATTGGACGCGTCCATTGCGTGGTCAGAAAATGGACTTGACGGTGCCCGTCGATTCCTAGATCGCATCTGGCGCTTGTTCGTAAATGAAGATGGTACAATCAGCGGTAAGATTGTTGAGTCAAATGATGGAACACTCGAAAAAGTGTATCATCAGACAGTGAAGAAAGTGACGGAAGACTACGAAGGAATCCGTTTCAACACAGCGATTTCGCAAATGATGGTCTTTATCAATGATGCTTACAAAGCACCACAAATTCCTGTTGAATATGTAAAAGGATTCGTTCAGCTACTTGCTCCTGTAGCACCACACGTGGCAGAAGAGCTTTGGGAAAAACTTGGAGGCAGCGAAACGATTTCTTACGTGGCTTGGCCGACATTCGATGAATCCAAACTAGTGGAAAACGAAATTGAAATGGCTATCCAATTCAATGGTAAGGTTCGCACGAAAATGGTCGTTAGTAAAGATTTCACTAAAGATGAGTTGGAAAAAGCGGTTTTACAAGACGAAAAAGTGATTGAAATTCTTGATGGAAAAGAAATCAAAAAAGTCATTGCCATTCCTGGTAAGCTTGTGAACATAGTGGTCGGCTAATGGAACCGATACATGTTGTCTTAATACTTGTCGTCATCGCATTTTCTTGGAAGATTTTCACGATTCTACGTCACCCGGAAATTTCTAAATCCAACAAAAGGATGGCACTCAGTGTATTTATCATTTCACTGATATCATTCGCCATTGCACTATATTTTGCAGGATAAGCGAAAACCCCAGTCATTTAAATGACTGGGGTTTATTTTTGTTGATTAGATGGTGAAGTTGCGATCGTTCCGAAAAAAGTAGTTGTCCCACATTATCTGTTCTTTATACGTGTTGATCCACGAGAATAGGATTACCGTCTGGATCTTCAATTGTAAAACTGGCTGGTCCAACGCTTGATGTATCTGCTTCAGTCAGTATTTTAATTCCTTTTGCTTTAAGCTGATTCTGCAGTTCTCGAATGTCCGTAAACGTATCAAGATTCTCGGCATTTTGATTCCATCCTGGATTAAAAGTCAGAATGTTCTTTTCGAACATTTCTTGGAACAGCCCTATTACGCAACCTTGGTTCTTCATAATAAGCCAATTTTGAGTAATGTCCCCACCGAAGACTTCAAACCCTAAATCTTCGTAAAATGATTTTGATTTATTAATGTCTTTTACACTTAAACTTACAGAAAATGCTCCTAGTTTCATATTACTTCCTCCTATAGTTTTGAATATTCATGCTTTATATAAGTTCAGTATAGATGTGTCATTTGGAATACACAACATTCATCTTAAGTGAAGTGGACAGCTCCTCATACATTCCATGCTCAAGTGCTATACTAAATAGATACGTAGAAAGAATGGGAGGATAAAACAATGAGCCAAACTAATCTTCTAATGGATTCTTTTAAACAAACTAAATATCAAATTGATGGACACGGTACAAGAAATATTCAAATATTGAAAGAGGCATTCGACTCTTTCGATGGCCAGACAGTGAGCGATATGTACGGAAGAGGTGAAATAATTGAAGCTTTTCAAGCCAAGATGGCAGCGTATTTAGGTAAAGAAACAGCTGTCTTCTTTCCAAGTGGCACAATGGCCCAGCAAATCGCATTGCGTATCTGGTGCGACAAAAAAGGCCAGAGAAAAGTGGCTTATCATCCATTAAGCCATCTGGAAATTCATGAGCATGATGGCTTGAAGGAATTGCACCACATCGAAACGGTGTTGTTGGCGGACAAGAACAGGGTAATTGAACTGAATGATGTGCTAACTATGGACGAGGAAATAGCTTGTCTATTGCTGGAATTGCCTCAGCGTGAAATAGGAGGTCAATTACCGACGTATGAAACACTCGAAAAAATATCCAGTCATTGTCGTGAGAAAGGAATCATGTTGCATTTAGATGGGGCACGACTTCTTGAAATACTTCCTTATTATCAAAAAACTGCAACTGAGATCTGTAGTTTATTTGATAGCGTATATATCTCCGTTTATAAAGGGATAGGTGGAATTGCGGGGGCTATTCTGGCCGGTGATCAAGACTTTGCGCAAGAATCAAAGATTTGGAAACGACGTCATGGGGGAGATTTAATCAGTCTGTACCCATATATCATCAGTGCCGATCATTATTTTGATCAAAGATCAGAGAAAATGGGGCAATATTATGAGGATGCAAAGGAACTTGCCGGACTTTTCAACTCATGTCATGGAGTGGAAACATTACCATTGAAGCCTGTTTCTAATATGTTCCACGTCTATTTTGGTGGCGCAAAGGAAACCATGGAACATTTGTTGGCAGAAATACACATTGAAACAGGTATTGGTTTAACCAGGTATTTAAGAGAAACATCAGATGAAAGATGTAATTTTGAATTGAGCATTGGTGACTTGTATGAGAGTGTACCAAAAAGTGAATTAAAGCACGCATTTCAACTGCTGGATAAGAAGATGCGAGAGATTACGCAATAATGTTATGGAAAGGGGGAAGTGACAAAATCACTTGCCTCTTTCCTTTTTTGATTCTTATATCTTACTAGGGTTTAGAACCGTACGTTTGCGCTGGCCGCATGTTCCGCATGAGCCAACAAAAATAAGTGAGAAGTAATTAAAAAACGGAGCAAAGTGACTGGATCACTTCGCTCCGTTTTTCGTTAGTTGTGGAATGATTATTTATATTCAACCGGTACGTATGGAATCGTTTTTGCGTATTGCGCAGCGCTCATGCCAGCAATTTTCCCGGTAACGAGAGCAGAGGTAATGTTATACCCGCCAGTATAGCCGTGAATATCCAAAATTTCACCGCAGAAATACAGACCAGGCTTTTTCTTGGAAGCCATCGTCTTCGGTTCAATTTCTTTTACTGAAACACCGCCACCGGTAACGAACGCTTTTTCGATAGGTTGAGTGCCATTTACTTTCATCGTAAATGATTTCAACAAGCTGGCCAAAGCTCGAACTTTTTCATTGGACAGGTTAGCACCGATTTCATTCGATTCGATGCCAGCTCGATTTAATAAAAACAACAGCCAACGTTCAGGCGCAACGCCTTTCCAAACATTTTTCACTGATTTCTTGGCATCTTCTTTCATCAACTTGACCAGCATCTGGAAAGCTGACTCCGCATTTTCTTGCGGCAAGGAATCGATAACCATATCAACAGGGGATTCCCCGTTTTTCATGCGTTCTTTGACGACAAATTGACTGCAACGTAAAATAGCGGGACCGCTTAAACCGAAATGTGTAAATAACATGTCCATTTGATGGGTAATCAACACTTTTCCTTTTTTATTCAAGACAGAGACCGCTACATCACGAAGTGCGAGTCCTTGCAATTCTTTTGAGCGAATGAATTTTTCATCAGACAACAACGGTACTTCAGTTGGGTATAAGGTGGTGACTGTATGTCCTGCACGCTGTGCCCATGGGTAACCGTCGCCAGTCGACCCTGTTTGAGGGACAGCTTTTCCTCCGACAGCAAGTACAACGGCTTTACTTAAGATTTCTTGTCCACTTTTCAGACGGACGCCAAGAATTTTATCTTCGTTCATCAAAAGTTTCGCAACGGGTCTTTCGAATAGTACTTCTACACGCAACTTTTCCAATTGGCGTACTAAAGTATCGACAACATCCTGAGCCCTATTGGAAACAGGGAACATGCGCCCATGATCTTCTTCTTTCAGCTCAACACCAAGACCTTCAAAGAAAGTAATGATGTCTTCATTATTGAAAACCGAGAAAGGACTATACAGGAACCGTCCATTACCGGGTATGTGCTTCACAATTTCTTCCTGGGATAATCGGTTCGTAACGTTGCAACGTCCACCGCCAGATATCGCTAATTTTTTTCCAAGTTTCGTTCCTTTTTCAAGAAGTAATACTTTCTTGCCAATTTCACCAGCAGCAATGGCTGCCATTAATCCAGAGGGACCGCCTCCGACAATTATTACATCATACATGGGATAAACACACTTTCTTCTTTTTTCTTTATTATAAACCATTTGTGGTTTTCATGTTCGAGGGGTAAAATATCCTGTAGGTTTTAAAATTTAGAGGTCAGGAAGTTAAACATGTCAAATAATTTATATAAAGGTACGGCCATTCTGACGATTGGTCTATTCCTCTCGAAAATATTAGGGGTTATTTATATCATCCCATTTTACTCGATGGTTGGAGAAGAGAATATTGGGCTGTACCAATATGCATATATTCCATACAATCTTATGCTAGCAGTAGCGATTTCCGGTGCGCCTTTGGCTTTTTCAAAGTTTGTTTCCAAATATAATTCTTTAGGGGATTATGAAACAGGCAGAAGATTATTAAAATCCGGTTTAATGGCGATGCTGGTCACAGGATTCCTATCGTTTTTGTTTTTATATTTCTTTGCGGAACCACTTGCAAGGGTTACCATCGCTGAGAATGAGAAAATATATACGGTTGGAGACGTGACGGATGCCATTCAATGGGTTAGTTTTGCATTGATTGCTGTTCCTTTTATGAGCTTGCTTCGAGGATTCTTCCAAGGGTATAGTTTCATGATGCCAACAGCATCTTCTCAATTGATTGAACAAATCGTACGGATTATCTTTTTACTTGGGGGCACTTTCCTGGTCTTGAATGTTTTTGGTGGAACACCAAAAGAAGCCATTCAAGTAGCTGTACTATCCGCATTTGTCGGTGCACTTGGCGGTATAGTCGTGCTGTATTATTATTGGCGGAAAAAGAAACCGGAATATGACAATTTACTTGAAAAATCTACAGCTTCTTACGATGTGAATTTAAAAGATATGTATAAAGAAATTTTGGTTTATGCAATTCCGGTAGTATTTTTGGGAGTTGCTAATCCACTGTTCCAATTTGTGGATCTATTAACATTCAATCGTGCAATGAGTGATGCAGGACATTCCTTGAAAACCGATTATTTGGGTATTCTGAATCTCACGGCACATAAATTGGTTATGATTCCTGTCATGCTTGCGACCGGATTCTCCATGGCATTGATACCTTTGGTAACTAAATATTTCACGACCAATGAGCATAAGCAATTGTCACGAACGCTTGATCAGAC from Paenisporosarcina sp. FSL H8-0542 encodes:
- the leuS gene encoding leucine--tRNA ligase, producing the protein MNFKHQQIEKKWQTYWDQNKTFKTGEDSSKPKFYALDMFPFPSGAGLHVGHPEGYTATDILSRFKRMQGYNVLHPMGWDAFGLPAEQYALDTGNDPAEFTAKNIATFKRQIQELGFSYDWEREINTTDPSYYKWTQWIFLQLHKKGLAYVDEVAVNWCPALGTVLANEEVIDGKSERGGHPVERRPMKQWMLKITAYADRLIEDLDELDWPESIKDMQRNWVGRSEGAELTFKVDCTEHSFRAFTTRPDTIFGATYAVLAPEHALVKDITVAEQREAVEKYIESVKLKSDLERTDLAKSKTGVFTGAYALNPVNGEKMPIWIADYVLASYGTGAIMAVPAHDERDYEFAKQFELPIVEVVAGGDVSKEPYAGEGEHVNSDFLNGLDKTEAIEKAIAWFEEKGTGEKKVTYRLRDWLFSRQRYWGEPIPVIHWEDGSITAIDESELPLILPKSNDIKPSGTGESPLAKIDEWVNVVDQKTGMKGRRETNTMPNWAGSCWYYLRYIDPNNDQAIADPELIKQWLPVDIYIGGAEHAVLHLLYARFWHKVLYDIGVVPTKEPFQKLYNQGMILGENNEKMSKSKGNVVNPDDIVESHGADTLRLYEMFMGPLDASIAWSENGLDGARRFLDRIWRLFVNEDGTISGKIVESNDGTLEKVYHQTVKKVTEDYEGIRFNTAISQMMVFINDAYKAPQIPVEYVKGFVQLLAPVAPHVAEELWEKLGGSETISYVAWPTFDESKLVENEIEMAIQFNGKVRTKMVVSKDFTKDELEKAVLQDEKVIEILDGKEIKKVIAIPGKLVNIVVG
- a CDS encoding VOC family protein translates to MKLGAFSVSLSVKDINKSKSFYEDLGFEVFGGDITQNWLIMKNQGCVIGLFQEMFEKNILTFNPGWNQNAENLDTFTDIRELQNQLKAKGIKILTEADTSSVGPASFTIEDPDGNPILVDQHV
- a CDS encoding aminotransferase class I/II-fold pyridoxal phosphate-dependent enzyme is translated as MSQTNLLMDSFKQTKYQIDGHGTRNIQILKEAFDSFDGQTVSDMYGRGEIIEAFQAKMAAYLGKETAVFFPSGTMAQQIALRIWCDKKGQRKVAYHPLSHLEIHEHDGLKELHHIETVLLADKNRVIELNDVLTMDEEIACLLLELPQREIGGQLPTYETLEKISSHCREKGIMLHLDGARLLEILPYYQKTATEICSLFDSVYISVYKGIGGIAGAILAGDQDFAQESKIWKRRHGGDLISLYPYIISADHYFDQRSEKMGQYYEDAKELAGLFNSCHGVETLPLKPVSNMFHVYFGGAKETMEHLLAEIHIETGIGLTRYLRETSDERCNFELSIGDLYESVPKSELKHAFQLLDKKMREITQ
- a CDS encoding NAD(P)/FAD-dependent oxidoreductase, with product MYDVIIVGGGPSGLMAAIAAGEIGKKVLLLEKGTKLGKKLAISGGGRCNVTNRLSQEEIVKHIPGNGRFLYSPFSVFNNEDIITFFEGLGVELKEEDHGRMFPVSNRAQDVVDTLVRQLEKLRVEVLFERPVAKLLMNEDKILGVRLKSGQEILSKAVVLAVGGKAVPQTGSTGDGYPWAQRAGHTVTTLYPTEVPLLSDEKFIRSKELQGLALRDVAVSVLNKKGKVLITHQMDMLFTHFGLSGPAILRCSQFVVKERMKNGESPVDMVIDSLPQENAESAFQMLVKLMKEDAKKSVKNVWKGVAPERWLLFLLNRAGIESNEIGANLSNEKVRALASLLKSFTMKVNGTQPIEKAFVTGGGVSVKEIEPKTMASKKKPGLYFCGEILDIHGYTGGYNITSALVTGKIAGMSAAQYAKTIPYVPVEYK
- a CDS encoding polysaccharide biosynthesis protein, with the protein product MSNNLYKGTAILTIGLFLSKILGVIYIIPFYSMVGEENIGLYQYAYIPYNLMLAVAISGAPLAFSKFVSKYNSLGDYETGRRLLKSGLMAMLVTGFLSFLFLYFFAEPLARVTIAENEKIYTVGDVTDAIQWVSFALIAVPFMSLLRGFFQGYSFMMPTASSQLIEQIVRIIFLLGGTFLVLNVFGGTPKEAIQVAVLSAFVGALGGIVVLYYYWRKKKPEYDNLLEKSTASYDVNLKDMYKEILVYAIPVVFLGVANPLFQFVDLLTFNRAMSDAGHSLKTDYLGILNLTAHKLVMIPVMLATGFSMALIPLVTKYFTTNEHKQLSRTLDQTFQILYFLTMPAVIGMTVLAPELYHLFYEQSAVGSDILAHYLPVAILFSLFPVTAAILQGINQQRWIILNLLVGLLIKLALNIPLISLWETNGAIAATIIGYSVAIFMNFAVLVVTQNYRSILLVRRIVLITGINVAMFIAAVITRMVLIQIMPAESKFGAMLIILIVGAIGALVYGAIALRLGIAQKLFGERLTKYTKKFGF